One Acanthopagrus latus isolate v.2019 chromosome 12, fAcaLat1.1, whole genome shotgun sequence genomic region harbors:
- the LOC119029573 gene encoding calmodulin-regulated spectrin-associated protein 1-B-like isoform X5 produces the protein MDVEGSAGRDSTWRRAAADDAGGGAGGGGGGAGMEAQVVPLELYDSARAKIDANLRWLFAKAYGIDHIPADLRDPFYTDQYEQEHIKPPILHLLLSGELYCRVCGLILHAEQAASLQSHQSVIQALSRKGIYVLQTDNTPVSDVDLSSAPIKMSSHIHLIDALMMAYIVEMISIEKVVSGVKRFSNFSASKELPFDLEDAMVFWINKVNIKMREIVEKELKMKQHLLESPSHPKSPSKWYWKLVPVRYRRDHLSGRTLQHFPLLDDLLKDVSDGTALLAVIHFYCPELIRLEDICLKEVPSIADSVYNIQLIKEFSNEYLNKCFYLKPEDLLYSPPVLKNNVMVFVAELFWWFESVKPDFVQPRDLQEIRDVRLLLQPKSSRPHVPISNVTKRSFMTSSNSADTLSTPQSPDLSTKQSSLSPSHSLLPLRQRQQNVAEESTSELRNRSNSVTCPDGLHQGSILAWPERRPERRPRPVSQPVPYALHCPLEDDADSISLARSISKDSLASNIMCITPKHMLGSGPQLSQHRLSGQSLLSHMRIEDEEEEIEEEELVAVIHPSAFSRRRLGSDMEQDELEIQSAAPTSRVAKPRCSPRFDMGPFIPDHQADSYYLEPLMPAISKPAKEKSISLNKEEESGESRFRTASAVRKAAPNLPSTSQRKELNRSTFTPIPAVESAPSSLRPPTEGSIGISQSGNKQPHGFFLHSFIPSSSGEPGCPSPFSTVVEVADSDSDIADLEEDEEDDDQMELTKDVVNRGRGKYFEDEEECEFGEAEVESVKLREDLKVSERDDKEDCSGRSSPCPSTISWASSCSASGSTSVKMTSFAERKLLKLGLRDGFSSTSSSQKTTPDGSEVAPCPPWQLRSDCTSGWMGKEPISVLGKTMAVSPSVVPSELLQLHMQLEEQRRAIEYQKKKMETLSARQRLKLGKAAFLNIVKKGGGKSDTLPLPLRHSESAELAGRSRVKIQSCKDDSCLDALKVQAKAGQTEGGQMKGDNRSQDSGAEPDLNECSHSIDLLNEAISSIQQQMMQLSFQQDLLMKRVVSPPEHVVSPPERVVSPPERVVPPPERVVPPPERVVPPPERVVPPPERVVPPPERVVSPPERVVSPPEHMVSPPERVESGQSTTPDTTQSSSSTSDSRSFAVHFVDISGSSSAPARRPPKLSSSQRRKASEQKQSRENSKMTPIKANTQSSQDTSDGDQKTGSISRKERNIQRNTTFRVRDDLNFSDKSQSEDAQVISSRSTSPSQALEQEDNVANSGKEASVGDENTRAKGQLIEVDLSELKNGSADGTAEGEQRNALGFFFKDDEKAEDEMAKRRAAFLLKQQRKAEETRLRKQQQEADVELKRDEARRKAEEDRIRKEEEKARRELIKQEYLRRKQQALMEEQGLVKPRPRTKSRRSRPKSLHREESNSLSKGSTTPDLSYSHRGSTLSLATEADSVISGGAESHRAGSVCSMESFPMLSRASSRNMERDWENGSIASSITSMEYNGPKLFKEPSSKSNKPIIINAIAHCCLAGKVNEGQKNAVIEELEKCESNHLIILFRDGGCQFRGIYSYSPDTEEIAKFTGTGPRNISRKMIDKVYKYNSDRKQFTVIPAKSVSVSVDALTIHNHLWQVKRPGSARRK, from the exons AGCTCCCACATCCATCTTATCGATGCCCTGATGATGGCCTATATAGTGGAGATGATCAGCATAGAGAAGGTGGTGTCTGGCGTCAAACGTTTCTCCAACTTCAGTGCCTCCAAGGAGCTGCCTTTTGACCTGGAGGACGCGATGGTCTTTTGGATCAACAAG GTGAACATAAAGATGAGGGAGATAGTGGAAAAAGAGCTGAAAATGAAGCAACATCTGCTGGAGTCACCCAGTCATCCGAAG TCTCCCTCCAAATGGTACTGGAAGCTTGTGCCT GTGCGTTACCGCAGAGATCACCTGTCGGGTCGGACACTTCAGCACTTCCCTTTATTGGACGACCTGTTGAAGGACGTGTCTGACGGCACAGCTCTGCTGGCTGTGATCCACTTCTACTGCCCAGAACTCATTAGACTGGAAG ATATCTGTCTGAAGGAGGTTCCATCCATAGCAGACAGTGTGTACAACATCCAGCTTATAAAGGAGTTTTCCAACGAATACCTGAACAAATGTTTCTATCTGAAGCCAGAAGACTTGTTGTATTCTCCGCCAGTATTAAAG AATAATGTGATGGTCTTCGTTGCTGAACTCTTCTGGTGGTTTGAGAGTGTGAAGCCAGATTTTGTACAGCCCAGGGACCTTCAGGAAATCAGAGATG TGAGATTGTTGCTGCAGCCTAAGAGTTCCAGACCCCATGTTCCCATCTCCAACGTCACCAAACGTAgtttcatgacatcatcaaactctGCCGACACCTTGTCCACACCTCAGAGCCCGGACCTCAG CACTAAACAGAGCTCATTAAGTCCGTCTCACTCTTTACTGCCCCtgagacagaggcagcagaATGTGGCTGAGGAGAGCACTTCAg agCTGAGAAATCGGTCCAACTCTGTGACATGTCCAGATGGACTGCATCAGGGCTCGATACTGGCCTGGCCAGAgaggagaccagagaggagaccGAG GCCTGTATCCCAGCCGGTGCCCTACGCCCTGCATTGCCCCCTGGAGGATGATGCAGACAGTATCAGCCTTGCCCGCTCCATCAGCAAAGACAGCCTGGCCTCCAACATAATGTGCATCACTCCCAAACACATGCTGGGGTCGGGGCCTCAGCTGTCTCAACACAGACTCAGTGGTCAAAGCTTGCTTAGCCACATGCGCatagaggatgaggaggaggaaatagaagaggaggagctggttGCTGTAATCCACCCCTCTGCATTTTCTCGACGGCGACTTGGGAGTGACATGGAGCAGGATGAGCTGGAAATCCAGAGTGCAGCCCCCACTTCAAGGGTTGCTAAACCTCGTTGTTCTCCCCGCTTTGACATGGGTCCCTTTATTCCAGACCACCAGGCAGACAGCTACTATCTGGAGCCTTTGATGCCTGCCATCTCTAAGCCAGCCAAAGAGAAGAGCATCAGCCtgaacaaggaggaggagagtggtgAGAGTCGCTTTAGAACAGCATCAGCTGTGAGGAAAGCAGCTCCCAATCTCCCAAGCACCTCACAGAGGAAAGAGTTAAACAGAAGTACCTTTACACCTATACCGGCGGTAGAATCAGCCCCGAGCTCTCTCAGACCACCCACAGAGGGGTCGATAGGCATCTCTCAGTCTGGGAACAAACAGCCCCATGGCTTTttccttcattccttcattCCTTCCTCATCAGGAGAACCCGGGTGCCCCAGCCCTTTCTCTACTGTGGTGGAAGTAGCAGACTCTGATTCTGACATTGCAGATCttgaggaggacgaggaggacgacgaTCAAATGGAGCTGACTAAAGATGTGGTGAATAGAGGGAGGGGAAAATATtttgaggatgaagaggagtgtGAATTTGGAGAGGCGGAGGTTGAGTCAGTCAAACTAAGAGAAGACTTGAAGGTCAGTGAGCGGGACGATAAGGAGGACTGTAGTGGACGCTCAAGCCCTTGCCCCAGTACAATATCGTGGGCGAGTAGCTGCAGCGCTTCAGGCAGCACCAGTGTCAAAATGACCAGCTTTGCAGAGCGAAAGCTCCTTAAACTTGGCCTCCGCGATGGATTCTCAAGCACCAGCAGCTCTCAGAAGACCACACCAGATGGCTCTGAGGTTGCACCCTGTCCGCCCTGGCAACTGAGAAGTGACTGCACCTCAGGCTGGATGGGGAAGGAGCCTATTTCTGTGTTGGGGAAGACTATGGCGGTGAGTCCCTCAGTTGTGccttcagagctgctgcaacTTCACATGCAGCTGGAAGAGCAAAGGCGTGCTATTGAgtatcagaagaagaagatggagacgCTATCAGCACGGCAGCGGCTGAAGCTAGGGAAAGCTGCATTCTTGAACATTGTGAAGAAGGGTGGAGGGAAGAGCGACACACTTCCCCTGCCCCTGAGACACTCAGAATCTGCCGAACTAGCTGGCAGGAGTAGAGTGAAGATCCAGTCCTGCAAGGACGACTCCTGTCTTGATGCTCTGAAGGTCCAGGCAAAGGCAGGTCaaacagagggaggacagaTGAAAGGAGACAACAGGTCGCAGGATAGTGGGGCTGAACCTGACTTGAATGAGTGCTCCCACTCCATAGATCTTCTAAATGAAGCTATAAGTTCCATTCAGCAACAGATGATGCAGCTCTCTTTTCAGCAAGACCTGCTGATGAAGCGTGTGGTGTCACCTCCAGAGCATGTGGTGTCCCCCCCAGAGCGCGTGGTGTCACCTCCAGAGCGCGTGGTGCCACCTCCAGAGCGCGTGGTGCCACCTCCAGAGCGCGTGGTGCCACCTCCAGAGCGCGTGGTGCCACCTCCAGAGCGCGTGGTGCCACCTCCAGAGCGCGTGGTGTCACCTCCAGAGCGCGTGGTGTCACCTCCAGAGCACATGGTGTCACCTCCAGAGCGTGTAGAATCAGGCCAGAGCACAACCCCCGACACAACGCAATCGTCATCCTCTACCTCGGATTCCAGATCCTTTGCGGTTCACTTTGTGGACATCAGCGGCAGCAGCTCTGCCCCTGCTCGCCGTCCTCCCAAGCTGAGCTCAAGCCAACGCAGAAAGGCCtcagagcaaaaacagagtAGAGAGAATAGCAAGATGACTCCCATCAAGGCTAATACTCAGTCTTCTCAAGACACCTCTGACGGAGACCAGAAGACAGGGAGTATTTccaggaaagagagaaacattcagagaaacaCCACCTTCAGAGTCCGAGATGACCTCAACTTTTCAGACAAATCGCAATCAGAGGACGCACAAGTCATCTCCAGTAGATCAACGTCTCCCTCGCAGGCTTTGGAACAAGAGGACAATGTTGCCAACTCAGGGAAAGAGGCTTCGGTTGGAGATGAGAATACCAGGGCCAAAGGTCAACTGATCGAGGTCGACCTATCAGAGCTGAAGAATGGAAGTGCAGACGGCACGGCAGAGGGCGAGCAGAGGAATGCACTAGGCTTCTTCTTCAAG GATGACGAAAAAGCAGAGGACGAAATGGCAAAGCGTCGCGCTGCCTTCCTCCTCAAACAGCAGCGCAAAGCTGAAGAGACGAGACTCcgcaaacaacaacaagaagccGATGTTGAGCTCAAACGCGACGAGGCCAG GCGTAAGGCAGAAGAAGATCGCATCcgtaaggaggaggagaaggcgcGGCGGGAGCTTATTAAGCAGGAATACCTGCGGAGGAAGCAGCAAGCATTGATGGAAGAGCAAGGTCTGGTCAAGCCTCGTCCACGGACTAAATCCCGCAGGAGCAGACCTAAATCCCTGCACCGCGAGGAGTCCAACAGCCTCTCCAAAGGCTCCACCACAC CTGATCTGAGCTACAGTCATCGAGGATCGACGCTCTCTTTGGCGACCGAGGCAGACAGTGTCATCTCTGGAGGGGCAGAGTCACATAG GGCTGGATCTGTGTGCTCTATGGAGTCATTCCCTATGCTGAGCAGGGCGTCCAGCAGGAACATGGAGCGGGACTGGGAGAACGGCTCTATAGCCTCATCCATCACTTCGATGGAGTACAATG gCCCAAAACTCTTCAAGGAGCCGAGCTCCAAGTCCAACAAGCCAATCATCATCAATGCCATCGCTCACTGTTGTCTTGCTGGAAAGGTTAATGAGGGCCAGAAGAATGCTGTTATTGAG GAGCTGGAAAAGTGTGAGTCCAATCACCTGATCATCCTCTTCCGTGACGGTGGGTGCCAGTTCCGCGGCATTTACTCTTACTCGCCTGACACCGAGGAAATCGCCAAGTTCACGGGGACAGGGCCGCGCAATATCAGCCGGAAAATGATCGACAAGGTCTACAAGTACAACTCGGACCGCAAGCAGTTCACAGTCATCCCTGCCAAGTCTGTGTCGGTCAGCGTGGACGCCCTGACCatccacaatcacctctggcAGGTCAAGAGACCAGGAAGTGCACGGAGGAagtga
- the LOC119029573 gene encoding calmodulin-regulated spectrin-associated protein 1-B-like isoform X2, which translates to MDVEGSAGRDSTWRRAAADDAGGGAGGGGGGAGMEAQVVPLELYDSARAKIDANLRWLFAKAYGIDHIPADLRDPFYTDQYEQEHIKPPILHLLLSGELYCRVCGLILHAEQAASLQSHQSVIQALSRKGIYVLQTDNTPVSDVDLSSAPIKMSSHIHLIDALMMAYIVEMISIEKVVSGVKRFSNFSASKELPFDLEDAMVFWINKVNIKMREIVEKELKMKQHLLESPSHPKSPSKWYWKLVPVRYRRDHLSGRTLQHFPLLDDLLKDVSDGTALLAVIHFYCPELIRLEDICLKEVPSIADSVYNIQLIKEFSNEYLNKCFYLKPEDLLYSPPVLKNNVMVFVAELFWWFESVKPDFVQPRDLQEIRDVRLLLQPKSSRPHVPISNVTKRSFMTSSNSADTLSTPQSPDLSTKQSSLSPSHSLLPLRQRQQNVAEESTSELRNRSNSVTCPDGLHQGSILAWPERRPERRPRPVSQPVPYALHCPLEDDADSISLARSISKDSLASNIMCITPKHMLGSGPQLSQHRLSGQSLLSHMRIEDEEEEIEEEELVAVIHPSAFSRRRLGSDMEQDELEIQSAAPTSRVAKPRCSPRFDMGPFIPDHQADSYYLEPLMPAISKPAKEKSISLNKEEESGESRFRTASAVRKAAPNLPSTSQRKELNRSTFTPIPAVESAPSSLRPPTEGSIGISQSGNKQPHGFFLHSFIPSSSGEPGCPSPFSTVVEVADSDSDIADLEEDEEDDDQMELTKDVVNRGRGKYFEDEEECEFGEAEVESVKLREDLKVSERDDKEDCSGRSSPCPSTISWASSCSASGSTSVKMTSFAERKLLKLGLRDGFSSTSSSQKTTPDGSEVAPCPPWQLRSDCTSGWMGKEPISVLGKTMAVSPSVVPSELLQLHMQLEEQRRAIEYQKKKMETLSARQRLKLGKAAFLNIVKKGGGKSDTLPLPLRHSESAELAGRSRVKIQSCKDDSCLDALKVQAKAGQTEGGQMKGDNRSQDSGAEPDLNECSHSIDLLNEAISSIQQQMMQLSFQQDLLMKRVVSPPEHVVSPPERVVSPPERVVPPPERVVPPPERVVPPPERVVPPPERVVPPPERVVSPPERVVSPPEHMVSPPERVESGQSTTPDTTQSSSSTSDSRSFAVHFVDISGSSSAPARRPPKLSSSQRRKASEQKQSRENSKMTPIKANTQSSQDTSDGDQKTGSISRKERNIQRNTTFRVRDDLNFSDKSQSEDAQVISSRSTSPSQALEQEDNVANSGKEASVGDENTRAKGQLIEVDLSELKNGSADGTAEGEQRNALGFFFKDDEKAEDEMAKRRAAFLLKQQRKAEETRLRKQQQEADVELKRDEARRKAEEDRIRKEEEKARRELIKQEYLRRKQQALMEEQGLVKPRPRTKSRRSRPKSLHREESNSLSKGSTTRNSLKVSMLFKAKGSAADSMGADLSYSHRGSTLSLATEADSVISGGAESHRAGSVCSMESFPMLSRASSRNMERDWENGSIASSITSMEYNGPKLFKEPSSKSNKPIIINAIAHCCLAGKVNEGQKNAVIEELEKCESNHLIILFRDGGCQFRGIYSYSPDTEEIAKFTGTGPRNISRKMIDKVYKYNSDRKQFTVIPAKSVSVSVDALTIHNHLWQVKRPGSARRK; encoded by the exons AGCTCCCACATCCATCTTATCGATGCCCTGATGATGGCCTATATAGTGGAGATGATCAGCATAGAGAAGGTGGTGTCTGGCGTCAAACGTTTCTCCAACTTCAGTGCCTCCAAGGAGCTGCCTTTTGACCTGGAGGACGCGATGGTCTTTTGGATCAACAAG GTGAACATAAAGATGAGGGAGATAGTGGAAAAAGAGCTGAAAATGAAGCAACATCTGCTGGAGTCACCCAGTCATCCGAAG TCTCCCTCCAAATGGTACTGGAAGCTTGTGCCT GTGCGTTACCGCAGAGATCACCTGTCGGGTCGGACACTTCAGCACTTCCCTTTATTGGACGACCTGTTGAAGGACGTGTCTGACGGCACAGCTCTGCTGGCTGTGATCCACTTCTACTGCCCAGAACTCATTAGACTGGAAG ATATCTGTCTGAAGGAGGTTCCATCCATAGCAGACAGTGTGTACAACATCCAGCTTATAAAGGAGTTTTCCAACGAATACCTGAACAAATGTTTCTATCTGAAGCCAGAAGACTTGTTGTATTCTCCGCCAGTATTAAAG AATAATGTGATGGTCTTCGTTGCTGAACTCTTCTGGTGGTTTGAGAGTGTGAAGCCAGATTTTGTACAGCCCAGGGACCTTCAGGAAATCAGAGATG TGAGATTGTTGCTGCAGCCTAAGAGTTCCAGACCCCATGTTCCCATCTCCAACGTCACCAAACGTAgtttcatgacatcatcaaactctGCCGACACCTTGTCCACACCTCAGAGCCCGGACCTCAG CACTAAACAGAGCTCATTAAGTCCGTCTCACTCTTTACTGCCCCtgagacagaggcagcagaATGTGGCTGAGGAGAGCACTTCAg agCTGAGAAATCGGTCCAACTCTGTGACATGTCCAGATGGACTGCATCAGGGCTCGATACTGGCCTGGCCAGAgaggagaccagagaggagaccGAG GCCTGTATCCCAGCCGGTGCCCTACGCCCTGCATTGCCCCCTGGAGGATGATGCAGACAGTATCAGCCTTGCCCGCTCCATCAGCAAAGACAGCCTGGCCTCCAACATAATGTGCATCACTCCCAAACACATGCTGGGGTCGGGGCCTCAGCTGTCTCAACACAGACTCAGTGGTCAAAGCTTGCTTAGCCACATGCGCatagaggatgaggaggaggaaatagaagaggaggagctggttGCTGTAATCCACCCCTCTGCATTTTCTCGACGGCGACTTGGGAGTGACATGGAGCAGGATGAGCTGGAAATCCAGAGTGCAGCCCCCACTTCAAGGGTTGCTAAACCTCGTTGTTCTCCCCGCTTTGACATGGGTCCCTTTATTCCAGACCACCAGGCAGACAGCTACTATCTGGAGCCTTTGATGCCTGCCATCTCTAAGCCAGCCAAAGAGAAGAGCATCAGCCtgaacaaggaggaggagagtggtgAGAGTCGCTTTAGAACAGCATCAGCTGTGAGGAAAGCAGCTCCCAATCTCCCAAGCACCTCACAGAGGAAAGAGTTAAACAGAAGTACCTTTACACCTATACCGGCGGTAGAATCAGCCCCGAGCTCTCTCAGACCACCCACAGAGGGGTCGATAGGCATCTCTCAGTCTGGGAACAAACAGCCCCATGGCTTTttccttcattccttcattCCTTCCTCATCAGGAGAACCCGGGTGCCCCAGCCCTTTCTCTACTGTGGTGGAAGTAGCAGACTCTGATTCTGACATTGCAGATCttgaggaggacgaggaggacgacgaTCAAATGGAGCTGACTAAAGATGTGGTGAATAGAGGGAGGGGAAAATATtttgaggatgaagaggagtgtGAATTTGGAGAGGCGGAGGTTGAGTCAGTCAAACTAAGAGAAGACTTGAAGGTCAGTGAGCGGGACGATAAGGAGGACTGTAGTGGACGCTCAAGCCCTTGCCCCAGTACAATATCGTGGGCGAGTAGCTGCAGCGCTTCAGGCAGCACCAGTGTCAAAATGACCAGCTTTGCAGAGCGAAAGCTCCTTAAACTTGGCCTCCGCGATGGATTCTCAAGCACCAGCAGCTCTCAGAAGACCACACCAGATGGCTCTGAGGTTGCACCCTGTCCGCCCTGGCAACTGAGAAGTGACTGCACCTCAGGCTGGATGGGGAAGGAGCCTATTTCTGTGTTGGGGAAGACTATGGCGGTGAGTCCCTCAGTTGTGccttcagagctgctgcaacTTCACATGCAGCTGGAAGAGCAAAGGCGTGCTATTGAgtatcagaagaagaagatggagacgCTATCAGCACGGCAGCGGCTGAAGCTAGGGAAAGCTGCATTCTTGAACATTGTGAAGAAGGGTGGAGGGAAGAGCGACACACTTCCCCTGCCCCTGAGACACTCAGAATCTGCCGAACTAGCTGGCAGGAGTAGAGTGAAGATCCAGTCCTGCAAGGACGACTCCTGTCTTGATGCTCTGAAGGTCCAGGCAAAGGCAGGTCaaacagagggaggacagaTGAAAGGAGACAACAGGTCGCAGGATAGTGGGGCTGAACCTGACTTGAATGAGTGCTCCCACTCCATAGATCTTCTAAATGAAGCTATAAGTTCCATTCAGCAACAGATGATGCAGCTCTCTTTTCAGCAAGACCTGCTGATGAAGCGTGTGGTGTCACCTCCAGAGCATGTGGTGTCCCCCCCAGAGCGCGTGGTGTCACCTCCAGAGCGCGTGGTGCCACCTCCAGAGCGCGTGGTGCCACCTCCAGAGCGCGTGGTGCCACCTCCAGAGCGCGTGGTGCCACCTCCAGAGCGCGTGGTGCCACCTCCAGAGCGCGTGGTGTCACCTCCAGAGCGCGTGGTGTCACCTCCAGAGCACATGGTGTCACCTCCAGAGCGTGTAGAATCAGGCCAGAGCACAACCCCCGACACAACGCAATCGTCATCCTCTACCTCGGATTCCAGATCCTTTGCGGTTCACTTTGTGGACATCAGCGGCAGCAGCTCTGCCCCTGCTCGCCGTCCTCCCAAGCTGAGCTCAAGCCAACGCAGAAAGGCCtcagagcaaaaacagagtAGAGAGAATAGCAAGATGACTCCCATCAAGGCTAATACTCAGTCTTCTCAAGACACCTCTGACGGAGACCAGAAGACAGGGAGTATTTccaggaaagagagaaacattcagagaaacaCCACCTTCAGAGTCCGAGATGACCTCAACTTTTCAGACAAATCGCAATCAGAGGACGCACAAGTCATCTCCAGTAGATCAACGTCTCCCTCGCAGGCTTTGGAACAAGAGGACAATGTTGCCAACTCAGGGAAAGAGGCTTCGGTTGGAGATGAGAATACCAGGGCCAAAGGTCAACTGATCGAGGTCGACCTATCAGAGCTGAAGAATGGAAGTGCAGACGGCACGGCAGAGGGCGAGCAGAGGAATGCACTAGGCTTCTTCTTCAAG GATGACGAAAAAGCAGAGGACGAAATGGCAAAGCGTCGCGCTGCCTTCCTCCTCAAACAGCAGCGCAAAGCTGAAGAGACGAGACTCcgcaaacaacaacaagaagccGATGTTGAGCTCAAACGCGACGAGGCCAG GCGTAAGGCAGAAGAAGATCGCATCcgtaaggaggaggagaaggcgcGGCGGGAGCTTATTAAGCAGGAATACCTGCGGAGGAAGCAGCAAGCATTGATGGAAGAGCAAGGTCTGGTCAAGCCTCGTCCACGGACTAAATCCCGCAGGAGCAGACCTAAATCCCTGCACCGCGAGGAGTCCAACAGCCTCTCCAAAGGCTCCACCACAC GTAATTCTCTGAAGGTGTCCATGCTGTTCAAAGCGAAGggctcagcagcagacagcatgGGAG CTGATCTGAGCTACAGTCATCGAGGATCGACGCTCTCTTTGGCGACCGAGGCAGACAGTGTCATCTCTGGAGGGGCAGAGTCACATAG GGCTGGATCTGTGTGCTCTATGGAGTCATTCCCTATGCTGAGCAGGGCGTCCAGCAGGAACATGGAGCGGGACTGGGAGAACGGCTCTATAGCCTCATCCATCACTTCGATGGAGTACAATG gCCCAAAACTCTTCAAGGAGCCGAGCTCCAAGTCCAACAAGCCAATCATCATCAATGCCATCGCTCACTGTTGTCTTGCTGGAAAGGTTAATGAGGGCCAGAAGAATGCTGTTATTGAG GAGCTGGAAAAGTGTGAGTCCAATCACCTGATCATCCTCTTCCGTGACGGTGGGTGCCAGTTCCGCGGCATTTACTCTTACTCGCCTGACACCGAGGAAATCGCCAAGTTCACGGGGACAGGGCCGCGCAATATCAGCCGGAAAATGATCGACAAGGTCTACAAGTACAACTCGGACCGCAAGCAGTTCACAGTCATCCCTGCCAAGTCTGTGTCGGTCAGCGTGGACGCCCTGACCatccacaatcacctctggcAGGTCAAGAGACCAGGAAGTGCACGGAGGAagtga